From the genome of Brachyhypopomus gauderio isolate BG-103 chromosome 20, BGAUD_0.2, whole genome shotgun sequence, one region includes:
- the pros1 gene encoding vitamin K-dependent protein S isoform X1 has translation MWRKKVLRETLTNLLLLATFCDAHQFLTQNKASQFLTRRPRANSGFEEHKKGNLERECIEELCSKEEAREIFENTPETEYFYPRYIDCLGSHRTGVPNSGAESGSLQDQRTCVLEITDQCRPLPCHKLGYERCVDGKGAYTCVCKPGWGGVHCEEDINECEDQEFLAGCSHRCVNVPGSFYCTCEDGYHLQEDIHCLDVNECRLYPSLCGEPSKCVNTPGKFECQCPPGYKYNFTSRECQDVDECERNVCDFDCTNTLGSYSCQCDGRVGLTLAADGHTCQDIPVCVPLYDHKHEEMLYLGEQFNGGPVIYLRFRLPSETTRFAAEFDFRTFDPEGVMLYAESPQGAWLMLGLRDGRIEVQFRTQSTAKVTSGGGAINDGQWHVISVEELENSISVKISKEAVLSISSPGSLFSTASGRLDTKVYIAGLPNRNSSLVKQINPRLDGCIRGWNLLNRGASGVKEVIQEKESKHCFVYVERGSFFTGAGLAHFSLDYSRDGQWTVDVEMSIRPSSSTGVLFALVSNHTVPLSLAVVTKGPNEAELLVFLDGIPVATLKSMMLCYPEHLVVGVRVTAESLQISANSSVVTYAEAERLGPALATLNTTMQQPVATYVGGLPDLPLSATPVSAYYHGCMEVRVNERLLDFDEAVSKHNSIKSHSCPPVHPPEPPTRRPDRAPAWV, from the exons ATGTGGAGAAAGAAAGTGTTGCGTGAAACTCTGACTAATCTCCTACTACTGGCGACGTTTTGCGATGCCCACCAAT TCCTGACGCAGAACAAGGCATCGCAGTTTCTAACGCGGCGACCTCGAGCAAACTCCGGATTTGAAGAACACAAGAAGGGTAACTTGGAGAGAGAGTGCATTGAGGAACTGTGCAGTAAGGAGGAGGCGCGGGAGATCTTTGAGAACACCCCCGAGACA GAGTACTTCTATCCCAGATATATTG ATTGCCTGGGCTCACATCGCACAGGCGTCCCCAATTCAGGGGCCGAATCTGGGAGCCTCCAGGACCAACGTACCTGCGTATTAG AAATCACGGACCAGTGCCGCCCCCTGCCCTGCCACAAACTGGGCTATGAACGCTGCGTGGATGGCAAGGGCGCTTACACCTGTGTGTGCAAGCCAGGCTGGGGTGGAGTGCACTGTGAGGAGG ACATCAACGAGTGTGAAGATCAAGAGTTTCTCGCCGGTTGCAGCCACAGGTGCGTTAATGTACCTGGAAGTTTCTACTGTACCTGTGAAGATGGGTACCACCTGCAGGAAGACATCCACTGTTTAG ATGTTAACGAGTGCAGACTTTACCCCAGCCTCTGTGGGGAACCATCCAAATGTGTCAACACGCCAGGCAAGTTTGAATGCCAGTGCCCCCCAGGATACAAGTATAACTTCACCTCCCGCGAGTGCCAGG ACGTGGACGAGTGTGAGCGGAACGTGTGCGACTTCGACTGCACCAACACGCTGGGCAGCTACTCGTGCCAGTGCGACGGGCGCGTGGGCCTGACCCTGGCTGCCGACGGGCACACGTGCCAGGACATCCCCGTCTGTGTGCCGCTCTACGACCACAAACACGAGGAGATGCTGTACCTGGGGGAACAGTTCAACGGGGGGCCCGTCATCTACCTGCGCTTCCGTCTGCCTTCCGAGACCaccag GTTCGCCGCGGAGTTTGACTTCCGGACGTTCGACCCCGAGGGCGTGATGCTGTACGCGGAGTCCCCGCAGGGGGCGTGGTTGATGCTGGGCCTGAGGGACGGGCGGATCGAGGTGCAGTTCAGGACCCAGAGCACGGCCAAGGTCACCAGCGGGGGCGGAGCCATCAACGACGGCCAGTGGCATGTG ATCTCCGTGGAAGAGCTGGAGAACAGTATCAGCGTGAAGATCAGCAAGGAGGCAGTGCTGAGCATCAGCAGTCCGGGGAGCCTCTTCAGCACGGCCAGCGGGAGGCTGGACACTAAGGTTTACATCGCTGGCCTGCCCAACCGCAACAGCAGCCTCGTCAAACAG ATCAACCCCAGGTTAGACGGCTGCATCCGCGGCTGGAATCTGTTGAACCGGGGGGCCTCCGGGGTGAAGGAGGTAATTCAGGAGAAGGAGAGCAAGCACTGCTTCGTCTACGTGGAGAGAGGCTCCTTCTTCACGGGGGCCGGCCTCGCCCACTTCAGCCTGGACTACA GCAGAGACGGCCAGTGGACAGTGGACGTGGAGATGAGCATACGTCCGTCCAGCAGTACCGGCGTCCTCTTCGCCCTCGTCTCCAACCACACGGTGCCCCTCTCGCTCGCTGTGGTCACTAAGGGCCCCAACGAGGCA GAGCTGCTGGTGTTCTTGGATGGCATTCCCGTGGCAACCCTCAAGTCGATGATGCTGTGCTACCCCGAGCACTTGGTGGTGGGCGTGCGGGTGACGGCGGAGAGTCTGCAGATCTCCGCCAACTCCTCCGTGGTGACGTACGCCGAGGCTGAACGTCTGGGACCAGCGCTGGCCACGCTCAACACCACCATGCAGCAACCGGTGGCCACCTACGTCGGGGGACTGCCGG atctccctctctccgccaCACCCGTCTCTGCCTATTACCACGGCTGCATGGAGGTGCGCGTGAACGAGCGGCTGCTCGACTTTGACGAGGCCGTCAGCAAGCACAACAGCATCAAGTCTCACTCCTGCCCCCCCGTGCACCCCCCCGAGCCCCCCACCAGGAGGCCTGACCGTGCACCTGCCTGGGTGTGA
- the pros1 gene encoding vitamin K-dependent protein S isoform X2, giving the protein MPTNNKASQFLTRRPRANSGFEEHKKGNLERECIEELCSKEEAREIFENTPETEYFYPRYIDCLGSHRTGVPNSGAESGSLQDQRTCVLEITDQCRPLPCHKLGYERCVDGKGAYTCVCKPGWGGVHCEEDINECEDQEFLAGCSHRCVNVPGSFYCTCEDGYHLQEDIHCLDVNECRLYPSLCGEPSKCVNTPGKFECQCPPGYKYNFTSRECQDVDECERNVCDFDCTNTLGSYSCQCDGRVGLTLAADGHTCQDIPVCVPLYDHKHEEMLYLGEQFNGGPVIYLRFRLPSETTRFAAEFDFRTFDPEGVMLYAESPQGAWLMLGLRDGRIEVQFRTQSTAKVTSGGGAINDGQWHVISVEELENSISVKISKEAVLSISSPGSLFSTASGRLDTKVYIAGLPNRNSSLVKQINPRLDGCIRGWNLLNRGASGVKEVIQEKESKHCFVYVERGSFFTGAGLAHFSLDYSRDGQWTVDVEMSIRPSSSTGVLFALVSNHTVPLSLAVVTKGPNEAELLVFLDGIPVATLKSMMLCYPEHLVVGVRVTAESLQISANSSVVTYAEAERLGPALATLNTTMQQPVATYVGGLPDLPLSATPVSAYYHGCMEVRVNERLLDFDEAVSKHNSIKSHSCPPVHPPEPPTRRPDRAPAWV; this is encoded by the exons ATGCCCACCAAT AACAAGGCATCGCAGTTTCTAACGCGGCGACCTCGAGCAAACTCCGGATTTGAAGAACACAAGAAGGGTAACTTGGAGAGAGAGTGCATTGAGGAACTGTGCAGTAAGGAGGAGGCGCGGGAGATCTTTGAGAACACCCCCGAGACA GAGTACTTCTATCCCAGATATATTG ATTGCCTGGGCTCACATCGCACAGGCGTCCCCAATTCAGGGGCCGAATCTGGGAGCCTCCAGGACCAACGTACCTGCGTATTAG AAATCACGGACCAGTGCCGCCCCCTGCCCTGCCACAAACTGGGCTATGAACGCTGCGTGGATGGCAAGGGCGCTTACACCTGTGTGTGCAAGCCAGGCTGGGGTGGAGTGCACTGTGAGGAGG ACATCAACGAGTGTGAAGATCAAGAGTTTCTCGCCGGTTGCAGCCACAGGTGCGTTAATGTACCTGGAAGTTTCTACTGTACCTGTGAAGATGGGTACCACCTGCAGGAAGACATCCACTGTTTAG ATGTTAACGAGTGCAGACTTTACCCCAGCCTCTGTGGGGAACCATCCAAATGTGTCAACACGCCAGGCAAGTTTGAATGCCAGTGCCCCCCAGGATACAAGTATAACTTCACCTCCCGCGAGTGCCAGG ACGTGGACGAGTGTGAGCGGAACGTGTGCGACTTCGACTGCACCAACACGCTGGGCAGCTACTCGTGCCAGTGCGACGGGCGCGTGGGCCTGACCCTGGCTGCCGACGGGCACACGTGCCAGGACATCCCCGTCTGTGTGCCGCTCTACGACCACAAACACGAGGAGATGCTGTACCTGGGGGAACAGTTCAACGGGGGGCCCGTCATCTACCTGCGCTTCCGTCTGCCTTCCGAGACCaccag GTTCGCCGCGGAGTTTGACTTCCGGACGTTCGACCCCGAGGGCGTGATGCTGTACGCGGAGTCCCCGCAGGGGGCGTGGTTGATGCTGGGCCTGAGGGACGGGCGGATCGAGGTGCAGTTCAGGACCCAGAGCACGGCCAAGGTCACCAGCGGGGGCGGAGCCATCAACGACGGCCAGTGGCATGTG ATCTCCGTGGAAGAGCTGGAGAACAGTATCAGCGTGAAGATCAGCAAGGAGGCAGTGCTGAGCATCAGCAGTCCGGGGAGCCTCTTCAGCACGGCCAGCGGGAGGCTGGACACTAAGGTTTACATCGCTGGCCTGCCCAACCGCAACAGCAGCCTCGTCAAACAG ATCAACCCCAGGTTAGACGGCTGCATCCGCGGCTGGAATCTGTTGAACCGGGGGGCCTCCGGGGTGAAGGAGGTAATTCAGGAGAAGGAGAGCAAGCACTGCTTCGTCTACGTGGAGAGAGGCTCCTTCTTCACGGGGGCCGGCCTCGCCCACTTCAGCCTGGACTACA GCAGAGACGGCCAGTGGACAGTGGACGTGGAGATGAGCATACGTCCGTCCAGCAGTACCGGCGTCCTCTTCGCCCTCGTCTCCAACCACACGGTGCCCCTCTCGCTCGCTGTGGTCACTAAGGGCCCCAACGAGGCA GAGCTGCTGGTGTTCTTGGATGGCATTCCCGTGGCAACCCTCAAGTCGATGATGCTGTGCTACCCCGAGCACTTGGTGGTGGGCGTGCGGGTGACGGCGGAGAGTCTGCAGATCTCCGCCAACTCCTCCGTGGTGACGTACGCCGAGGCTGAACGTCTGGGACCAGCGCTGGCCACGCTCAACACCACCATGCAGCAACCGGTGGCCACCTACGTCGGGGGACTGCCGG atctccctctctccgccaCACCCGTCTCTGCCTATTACCACGGCTGCATGGAGGTGCGCGTGAACGAGCGGCTGCTCGACTTTGACGAGGCCGTCAGCAAGCACAACAGCATCAAGTCTCACTCCTGCCCCCCCGTGCACCCCCCCGAGCCCCCCACCAGGAGGCCTGACCGTGCACCTGCCTGGGTGTGA
- the gas6 gene encoding growth arrest-specific protein 6, with amino-acid sequence MQLASGPLLILTYVAWSSGLSLSPEEANQFLRRHRRAYQVFEETKQGHLERECVEEICTKEEAREVFENDPETDYFYPKYLACVETFGTANKKKEDLVTCVHNIPDQCSPNPCHHLGTVRCEDKKGEFHCHCFVGFAGSTCEKDVNECIDDNGGCDHECRNTMGSYHCSCHHGFTLSGHQRCLDVDECTDVPDVCGTAQCRNSIGSYECLCDSGYIYDNETKTCKDVDECESGVCMEECVNTPGSFRCFCDGRQGKKLGQNLSSCEPIETCLPLDMRRNPRSLYLGRMFSGIPVVKLRFRRRVHTGFSAEFDLRTYDSEGVVFFAGGHLNSSWIVLAIRQGRLELQLKYGAVSRVTSSGPLISDGQWHKISVEEQARSLVIKVDREAVMKIAVNGDLFTLKKGMHELNLTVGGVPFREDGLVHKVNPRLDGCMREWQWLSGEDTSIQETIRSNERMQCYSREERGSFYPGQGFAFFNRSHAADHTQALAVRLGLRPASSSGVLFALVRQDAVPFSISLSEHHPGRNDSAEYVLVSFGEVIVASAAVGLCDGEAHVVSVSVSGRSTVLEVDGQRSHSEPPDDLEPLDLSSSYSTFIGGIPDVSLVSTPVSAFFTGCMDVTVNGRLLDLDQAQHKHNDIRSHACPLVETAV; translated from the exons ATGCAACTCGCCTCGGGTCCCCTGTTAATCCTCACGTACGTCGCCTGGTCCTCGGGGT TGTCCCTGTCGCCCGAGGAAGCTAACCAGTTTTTAAGAAGACACAGAAGAGCGTACCAGGTTTTTGAGGAAACGAAACAAGGGCAtttggagagagagtgtgtggaggagatCTGCACCAAGGAGGAGGCAAGAGAGGTGTTTGAAAACGACCCCGAAACG GATTACTTCTACCCTAAGTATTTAG CATGTGTGGAGACGTTCGGAACCGCAAACAAGAAGAAGGAAGACCTGGTCACCTGTGTCCACA ACATTCCAGACCAGTGTTCTCCCAATCCGTGCCACCACCTGGGGACGGTGCGCTGCGAGGACAAAAAGGGCGAGTTCCACTGCCACTGTTTCGTGGGCTTCGCTGGCAGCACGTGCGAGAAAG ATGTAAACGAGTGCATTGACGATAATGGAGGGTGTGATCATGAGTGCAGGAACACGATGGGAAGTTATCACTGCTCCTGCCACCATGGCTTTACGCTGTCCGGTCACCAGAGGTGCCTAG ATGTTGATGAATGCACAGATGTCCCTGACGTATGTGGCACAGCACAGTGCAGGAACTCTATAGGGAGCTACGAGTGCCTTTGTGACTCAGGATACATCTACGACAACGAGACCAAAACCTGTAAAG ACGTAGACGAGTGCGAGTCCGGTGTGTGTATGGAGGAGTGCGTTAACACACCGGGGAGTTTCCGCTGCTTCTGCGATGGACGGCAGGGCAAGAAACTGGGGCAAAACCTGAGCAGCTGTGAG CCCATTGAGACGTGTTTGCCACTGGACATGAGGAGGAACCCGCGCTCTCTGTACCTGGGCCGCATGTTCAGCGGGATTCCCGTGGTCAAGCTGCGTTTCCGACGGCGGGTTCATACCGG GTTCTCGGCTGAGTTCGATCTGAGGACATATGACTCGGAGGGAGTCGTTTTCTTCGCCGGTGGTCATTTAAACAGTTCCTGGATCGTGCTGGCCATCCGCCAAGGGAGGCTGGAGCTCCAGCTGAAATACGGGGCCGTGAGCCGCGTCACCAGCAGCGGCCCGCTGATTAGTGACGGACAGTGGCACAAG ATCTCGGTGGAGGAGCAGGCGCGGAGCTTGGTGATCAAGGTGGACCGGGAGGCGGTGATGAAGATCGCCGTGAACGGGGATCTGTTTACTCTGAAGAAAGGCATGCACGAGCTTAACCTGACCGTGGGCGGAGTCCCCTTCCGCGAGGACGGACTGGTTCATAAG GTGAACCCACGTCTGGACGGCTGCATGCGTGAGTGGCAGTGGCTGAGCGGCGAGGACACGTCCATCCAGGAGACCATCCGCTCCAACGAACGCATGCAGTGCTACTCCAGAGAGGAGCGGGGCTCCTTCTACCCGGGTCAAGGGTTCGCCTTCTTCAACCGCAGCCACGCAGCAG acCACACCCAGGCGCTTGCCGTCCGGCTGGGCCTGCGGCCCGCATCCAGCAGCGGAGTTCTGTTTGCGCTGGTGCGCCAGGACGCCGTgcccttctccatctctctgtccgaACATCACCCCGGCAGGAACGACTCCGCGGAG TACGTGCTGGTGTCTTTCGGCGAGGTGATCGTGGCCAGCGCCGCCGTGGGCCTGTGTGACGGGGAGGCGCACGTGGTGAGCGTGAGCGTGTCCGGACGCAGCACCGTGCTGGAGGTGGATGGGCAGCGATCTCACTCAGAACCCCCGGATGACCTGGAGCCTCTGGACCTCTCGTCCTCGTACAGCACCTTCATCGGGGGCATACCGG ATGTTTCTCTGGTGTCCACTCCGGTCTCAGCCTTCTTCACGGGCTGCATGGACGTCACGGTTAACGGGCGCCTGCTAGACCTGGACCAGGCCCAGCACAAGCACAACGACATCCGCTCTCACGCCTGCCCCCTAGTGGAGACTGCTGTGTGA